A window from Candidatus Nitrospira neomarina encodes these proteins:
- a CDS encoding ion transporter, whose protein sequence is MKDQANQIVRAPWFEYGIIAFILINGVILGLETSPALVEHYGVLMHWGNHVILGIFILEALIKMIAVAPQIDRYFRDGWNLFDFSVIVFSLIPATGEFAMIARLARLLRVVRLISTIPELRLIVSTLVRSIPSMIHVMTLMGVIFYVYAIMGYQLFHEHDPTHWRSLGISLLTLFRVVTLEDWTDVMYTAMDFHYLSWMCFVSFVVLGTFVVINLFIAVVINNLDEAKAERLAELQGPVTQKEILNDLRETQIALKRLEERLERMSGENVLPLSKV, encoded by the coding sequence ATGAAAGATCAAGCGAATCAGATTGTCCGCGCCCCATGGTTTGAGTACGGGATCATTGCCTTTATTCTCATTAACGGGGTCATTCTGGGCCTGGAAACCTCACCGGCATTGGTGGAACATTATGGTGTCCTCATGCATTGGGGCAATCACGTCATCCTTGGGATTTTTATTTTGGAAGCTCTCATCAAAATGATCGCTGTGGCACCTCAGATTGATCGGTATTTTCGTGATGGCTGGAACCTCTTTGATTTTTCCGTCATCGTGTTTTCTTTGATTCCGGCTACCGGCGAATTTGCCATGATTGCCCGGTTAGCCCGCTTGTTGCGGGTGGTTCGTCTCATCTCGACCATTCCTGAGCTCCGCCTTATCGTTTCAACCCTCGTCAGATCTATTCCCAGCATGATTCACGTCATGACTCTCATGGGCGTGATCTTTTATGTCTATGCCATCATGGGCTATCAGTTGTTTCATGAGCACGATCCGACGCATTGGCGATCATTGGGGATCTCGCTATTGACCCTATTCCGCGTCGTGACCCTGGAAGATTGGACTGATGTGATGTATACCGCCATGGATTTTCATTATCTGTCTTGGATGTGTTTTGTGAGTTTTGTGGTTTTAGGGACGTTTGTCGTGATTAATCTGTTTATTGCCGTGGTGATTAATAACCTGGATGAGGCCAAAGCCGAACGCCTGGCTGAACTTCAGGGGCCGGTCACACAAAAAGAGATACTCAATGATTTGAGAGAAACACAAATAGCCCTCAAGCGCCTGGAGGAGCGCTTGGAAAGAATGTCCGGAGAAAATGTCCTACCCCTATCGAAAGTGTAG
- a CDS encoding CBS domain-containing protein produces MSDDVAALRASKFGHLTVGSLMEKEVQSGMKDSEAKLLASYMMEGFGSVPIIDESSKLVGIVSEFDLLKALRKGKNLEEVTAGDIMTANPVSVTQDTNVLTLMDVLQNNHLIRVPVVDSKGKLIGIVARRDLLRGYLQTSGS; encoded by the coding sequence ATGAGCGATGATGTGGCAGCTTTGCGGGCCAGTAAATTTGGTCATTTAACGGTGGGCAGTCTCATGGAGAAAGAAGTGCAATCGGGCATGAAGGATTCGGAAGCCAAGTTACTGGCCTCTTATATGATGGAAGGATTTGGTTCTGTTCCCATCATTGACGAATCCTCGAAATTGGTGGGAATCGTTTCCGAATTTGATTTACTGAAGGCCTTGCGCAAAGGAAAAAACCTGGAAGAGGTGACGGCAGGTGATATTATGACCGCTAATCCGGTATCGGTCACGCAAGATACCAATGTGCTGACTCTGATGGATGTCCTGCAAAATAATCATCTGATTCGGGTGCCTGTTGTGGATTCGAAGGGGAAATTAATCGGGATCGTCGCGCGAAGAGATTTACTGCGGGGCTATTTGCAAACATCGGGGAGTTGA
- the ftcD gene encoding glutamate formimidoyltransferase, which translates to MDRLVECVPNVSEGLDKAVLALLTERIQSVPNVDLLDLHMDPDHHRSVFTLAGEPEAMATALFQFIQEAQHRIDLRRHQGQHPRIGAVDVVPWIPLRGVTMEECAENAKDLGRRVGQELGIPVFLYEQAALVPLRARLDIIRRGGLSGLQKRMDQEADWKPDFGPNVLHPTAGGVAIGARFFLIAFNVVLKSQDIQVARRIADTIRSSGGGLPALKAMGVPLASKGLVQVSMNLMNFRETSLRAAFQAVERESHRLGVKIQESEIVGLIPQEAWDADLAADLQLKNWNPEGVLEVACGKYHLFPL; encoded by the coding sequence ATGGATCGGTTGGTAGAATGTGTGCCGAATGTAAGTGAGGGCCTGGACAAGGCCGTACTCGCTTTATTGACTGAGCGCATTCAGTCGGTACCCAATGTAGACTTACTCGATCTCCATATGGATCCCGATCATCATCGGTCGGTTTTTACTCTTGCAGGGGAGCCTGAGGCAATGGCCACGGCGCTTTTTCAGTTTATTCAAGAAGCACAGCATCGCATCGATCTCCGCAGACATCAGGGCCAGCATCCACGCATCGGGGCGGTTGATGTGGTGCCCTGGATTCCCTTACGAGGCGTGACGATGGAGGAGTGTGCGGAAAATGCCAAAGATTTGGGCAGGCGAGTCGGGCAAGAACTGGGCATTCCCGTCTTTCTCTATGAACAGGCGGCCTTAGTGCCTTTGCGGGCCCGGCTGGATATTATCCGGCGGGGAGGGCTTTCTGGGTTACAGAAACGGATGGATCAAGAGGCGGATTGGAAGCCTGATTTTGGCCCAAACGTATTGCATCCTACGGCTGGAGGGGTCGCAATCGGAGCCCGGTTCTTCCTGATTGCCTTTAATGTGGTCCTCAAAAGTCAGGATATTCAAGTGGCTCGTCGTATTGCCGACACGATCCGGTCTTCAGGTGGAGGTTTGCCTGCGCTTAAGGCCATGGGTGTGCCCCTGGCATCAAAAGGGCTTGTGCAGGTGTCCATGAATCTAATGAATTTTCGGGAAACATCCCTTCGAGCGGCATTTCAGGCTGTGGAACGGGAGTCACATCGGTTGGGTGTGAAAATTCAGGAAAGTGAAATTGTGGGCCTGATTCCGCAGGAGGCATGGGATGCGGATTTGGCTGCTGATCTTCAGTTAAAGAACTGGAATCCAGAAGGCGTGTTGGAAGTGGCGTGTGGGAAATACCATCTTTTCCCGTTGTAA
- a CDS encoding DsrE/DsrF/DrsH-like family protein, translating to MNATHVEPATALAELKEAKPDKVTLVVLSGDMDRVMAALIIATGAAAMGMQVTMFFTFWGLNAIRKENVSSSPKDWLRRAFGWLNKGGASRLPLSRFHFGGLGTTMMKKVMKDNRMPGIPELMETAKDLDVKMIACTTTLGLMGISKDTLIDGIDQLAGVSTYLAEARHGSVNLFI from the coding sequence ATGAACGCCACCCACGTTGAACCAGCAACTGCCTTAGCCGAGCTCAAAGAAGCCAAACCCGATAAAGTGACACTTGTCGTCCTGAGTGGAGACATGGATCGCGTCATGGCGGCCCTGATTATCGCCACGGGCGCTGCAGCCATGGGCATGCAGGTGACGATGTTTTTTACCTTTTGGGGGTTGAATGCCATCCGGAAGGAAAATGTGAGTAGTTCCCCTAAGGATTGGCTTCGTCGAGCCTTTGGATGGCTGAACAAAGGGGGAGCCAGCCGCCTGCCCCTCTCACGATTTCATTTTGGAGGTCTCGGAACCACCATGATGAAAAAGGTGATGAAAGATAACCGCATGCCCGGCATACCCGAACTCATGGAAACCGCCAAAGACCTGGATGTGAAGATGATTGCCTGCACAACGACCCTGGGACTCATGGGCATTTCAAAGGATACGCTCATTGATGGTATCGACCAACTCGCCGGAGTCAGCACCTATTTGGCGGAAGCCCGGCACGGGTCCGTAAACTTATTTATCTAA
- a CDS encoding sulfurtransferase TusA family protein has product MIPADVKLDTLGYFCPMPIILTSKKIKELASGQVLEVISDDEGIKKDMPAWCETTGHAMVGMEEEGAADKKVYKAYVKKA; this is encoded by the coding sequence ATGATACCAGCCGACGTTAAACTCGATACATTGGGGTATTTTTGCCCGATGCCCATCATTCTGACCTCAAAAAAAATCAAAGAACTCGCCTCAGGGCAAGTCCTTGAAGTAATTTCGGATGACGAAGGGATTAAAAAAGATATGCCGGCGTGGTGCGAGACAACCGGACACGCCATGGTGGGCATGGAAGAAGAAGGTGCTGCGGACAAAAAAGTGTACAAAGCCTATGTCAAAAAGGCCTGA
- a CDS encoding DsrE family protein, producing MARFVIAGSKGTDDPTMATLPFIASQEAHKQGHEVVLWLQAEAVVLAKKGMVDGVQGVGLPALKVLANTILSQGIPLWVCSACAIARQINQSDLEVGAVMKGMEDYVKAVAERDRNLSF from the coding sequence ATGGCACGCTTTGTCATTGCCGGAAGTAAGGGAACGGATGATCCAACAATGGCCACTCTTCCGTTTATCGCCTCACAGGAGGCTCACAAACAAGGGCACGAGGTCGTGTTGTGGCTTCAGGCCGAGGCCGTCGTCTTAGCAAAAAAGGGTATGGTAGATGGTGTACAGGGAGTCGGGCTACCGGCATTGAAGGTGTTAGCCAACACCATTCTGTCCCAGGGTATTCCTCTGTGGGTCTGTTCAGCCTGTGCGATCGCCCGACAAATTAACCAATCTGATCTCGAGGTGGGTGCGGTCATGAAGGGCATGGAGGATTATGTCAAAGCTGTGGCCGAAAGAGATCGCAATCTTTCGTTTTAA
- the fumC gene encoding class II fumarate hydratase — translation MTNNANDVRIETDSFGSIPVPADKYWGAQTQRSLENFQIGQERLPRPLIRALGIVKRCAALSNVTLNTIDETTGKAIADAAQEVIDGKLDDHFPLVIWQTGSGTQSNMNANEVIANLAIERLGGTLGSKTPVHPNDHCNRSQSSNDVFPTAMHIATVEQLHHVLIPSLAHLHQVLLDKSQAWEGIIKIGRTHLQDATPLTLGQEFSGYAAQVQLGIDRIQDSFKRLYPLAQGGTAVGTGLNAKPGFGVKFAEEVARYTQLPFLSASNKFEALAAHDAIVEISGALNVLAVSLNKIANDIRLLSSGPRSGLGELSLPENEPGSSIMPGKVNPTQCEAMTMVCAQVIGNHTTITISGAQGHLELNVFKPVMAYNVLQSIRLIGDAVMSLTDKCIVGIEPNTGRISELMEQSLMLVTALVPHIGYDKAAKIAQGALKNGRTLREEAIASGFVTEEEFNTLIRPEQMVRPE, via the coding sequence ATGACAAATAACGCAAATGACGTTCGCATTGAAACCGACTCCTTTGGTTCGATTCCTGTGCCCGCTGACAAATATTGGGGTGCACAGACCCAACGTTCCTTGGAGAATTTTCAAATTGGCCAGGAGCGTTTGCCTCGCCCTCTGATCCGGGCGTTGGGTATCGTCAAGCGTTGCGCGGCCCTATCGAATGTCACCCTGAATACCATTGATGAAACAACCGGCAAGGCTATTGCTGATGCGGCACAGGAGGTTATCGACGGCAAGTTGGACGATCACTTTCCCCTCGTGATCTGGCAAACCGGTTCCGGCACGCAGTCCAATATGAACGCTAATGAGGTGATTGCCAATCTGGCTATCGAACGTCTGGGCGGGACGTTGGGATCAAAGACGCCCGTTCATCCGAATGATCACTGCAATCGCAGCCAGTCTTCCAATGATGTCTTTCCAACGGCGATGCATATTGCGACGGTTGAGCAACTGCACCATGTCCTGATTCCATCCTTGGCCCATCTCCACCAAGTCTTGTTGGATAAGTCGCAAGCCTGGGAAGGCATTATCAAAATCGGACGAACCCATTTGCAGGACGCCACTCCTCTCACGTTGGGTCAGGAATTTTCAGGATATGCCGCCCAGGTGCAATTGGGGATTGATCGGATTCAGGATAGTTTTAAACGACTGTATCCCCTGGCGCAAGGCGGTACGGCTGTAGGTACGGGATTGAATGCAAAGCCCGGGTTTGGTGTGAAGTTTGCTGAAGAAGTTGCAAGGTATACGCAGCTGCCCTTTCTTTCGGCTTCCAATAAGTTCGAAGCGTTGGCCGCGCATGATGCCATAGTGGAAATCTCCGGTGCGCTCAATGTTCTCGCTGTCAGTCTGAATAAAATTGCCAATGATATTCGCCTGTTAAGTTCCGGTCCGCGGTCCGGTCTTGGAGAACTCTCCCTGCCGGAAAATGAGCCGGGCTCTTCCATCATGCCGGGAAAGGTGAATCCCACTCAATGCGAAGCCATGACCATGGTCTGTGCGCAGGTTATCGGGAATCACACGACAATCACGATTTCCGGCGCACAGGGGCATCTTGAACTCAATGTGTTCAAACCCGTTATGGCGTACAACGTGCTTCAATCCATCCGTCTCATCGGGGATGCCGTCATGAGCCTGACCGATAAATGCATTGTGGGCATTGAGCCCAATACCGGCCGAATTTCCGAGCTGATGGAACAATCCCTGATGCTGGTCACGGCATTGGTTCCTCACATTGGTTACGATAAGGCTGCCAAAATTGCTCAAGGGGCCTTAAAAAATGGACGGACTCTGCGAGAAGAAGCTATCGCCAGCGGTTTTGTGACTGAAGAAGAATTCAATACCTTGATCCGTCCGGAACAGATGGTTCGGCCAGAGTAA
- a CDS encoding DUF421 domain-containing protein: protein MNVEHIFFDNWQALGRTGLMSLLAYLCLLALLRLFGKRTLSKMNAFDLVVTVALGSTLATILLNKNVTLSQGVLALVLLIGMQFLVTWSSVRIRWIRKLATGEPTLLLYQGTLLSQALVKTRVTEDEVRAAVRSAGVAMLNEVHAVVLETDGSFSVVRSGTGSGESSLKGVSRPSGIPPTINLG, encoded by the coding sequence ATGAATGTCGAACATATCTTTTTTGACAATTGGCAGGCCTTAGGCCGAACAGGGCTCATGAGCCTGTTGGCTTACCTATGCCTTCTTGCTCTTCTCCGATTGTTCGGCAAACGAACCTTGTCAAAAATGAATGCCTTCGATTTGGTCGTAACTGTTGCTCTCGGCTCGACACTGGCAACCATTTTGCTCAACAAGAATGTGACGTTGTCTCAAGGGGTTCTGGCATTGGTTCTCCTGATCGGAATGCAATTTCTGGTGACCTGGTCCAGTGTCCGCATTCGATGGATACGCAAGCTGGCTACAGGGGAGCCTACATTATTGTTATACCAGGGTACCCTGCTGTCTCAGGCATTGGTCAAAACACGGGTGACTGAAGATGAGGTGCGGGCTGCGGTTCGGAGCGCAGGAGTGGCGATGTTGAATGAGGTGCACGCTGTGGTGTTAGAGACTGACGGCTCCTTCAGCGTCGTCCGGAGCGGCACGGGTTCCGGAGAGTCCAGCCTCAAAGGCGTCAGTCGACCTTCGGGCATTCCACCCACAATCAACCTTGGCTAA
- a CDS encoding amidohydrolase family protein, whose translation MIPHKHMSTTPTYLLRAMLIAVSAFCASCDLLGGAFDHKPKDLEKEISAGARSLVEQAFEGIQSDALRDYHVHMLGMNTALNGTWVNEEWQSPWSGLIHYFQFEIYKSAAVVTDEQEADAQYLARLKNLIQFMPERGKFGIMAFDFFHDEQGQPNRELSTFHVPNEYVMTLARKNPDIFFPIISIHPYREDATTALRHYAQQGVRFVKWLPNAMGMHPASETMQDQLVPYYRIMKEYDMVLISHTGVEVATEAEEHQRLGNPLLLIKPLDMGVKVVMAHVASLGECEEEESDICAPGTPYVDLAIQMLENPAYAGLVFADISALTQYNRHHNLDKILSKPSIHSRLINGSDYPLPAINIVIQTRSLVSSGHITSEERDALNEIYDYNPLLYDFVLKRTLRQSKTGQKFPHSIFIEHPDLPTG comes from the coding sequence ATGATTCCACACAAGCATATGAGCACGACACCGACATATCTTCTCCGGGCAATGCTGATTGCTGTGAGCGCCTTCTGTGCATCTTGCGATCTTTTGGGGGGCGCCTTCGATCATAAACCCAAGGATTTGGAAAAAGAGATTAGCGCCGGGGCACGCTCGCTGGTCGAACAGGCGTTCGAGGGCATACAGAGTGACGCACTTCGCGACTATCACGTTCATATGTTGGGCATGAACACGGCATTGAATGGCACATGGGTGAACGAAGAATGGCAATCGCCTTGGAGCGGATTAATCCATTATTTTCAATTTGAAATCTATAAGAGTGCCGCGGTGGTTACCGACGAACAAGAGGCCGACGCCCAATACCTTGCGCGCTTAAAAAACCTTATTCAGTTCATGCCCGAACGGGGAAAGTTCGGCATTATGGCATTTGATTTTTTTCATGACGAACAGGGACAACCTAATCGAGAACTCTCAACGTTTCATGTGCCCAATGAATATGTGATGACCCTTGCCAGGAAGAATCCCGATATCTTTTTCCCTATCATCTCCATTCATCCCTACCGGGAGGATGCCACGACCGCGCTTCGTCACTATGCACAACAAGGCGTTCGGTTTGTGAAATGGCTGCCCAATGCCATGGGTATGCACCCGGCGTCAGAGACCATGCAGGACCAACTCGTGCCGTATTACCGCATCATGAAAGAGTACGACATGGTACTGATTTCCCATACGGGTGTGGAGGTTGCCACGGAAGCGGAAGAACATCAACGGCTTGGAAACCCCTTGTTATTAATAAAACCCTTGGACATGGGAGTGAAAGTCGTGATGGCTCATGTCGCCAGTTTGGGGGAATGTGAAGAAGAGGAGTCTGACATCTGTGCACCCGGGACACCGTATGTTGATTTGGCCATACAAATGCTTGAAAATCCCGCTTATGCAGGTTTGGTGTTTGCTGATATTTCGGCCCTGACGCAATACAATCGGCATCACAACCTCGATAAGATCTTATCCAAGCCCTCCATTCACTCCAGATTGATTAATGGAAGCGATTATCCCCTGCCCGCAATCAATATCGTGATTCAGACGCGGTCCCTCGTGTCTTCCGGCCATATCACCTCTGAAGAACGAGACGCGCTCAATGAGATCTATGACTATAACCCCTTGTTGTATGATTTCGTCCTGAAACGCACTCTTCGCCAATCTAAAACCGGCCAAAAATTCCCACACTCTATTTTTATCGAACACCCTGACCTGCCCACCGGATAG
- a CDS encoding NfeD family protein, producing the protein MLWWHWSIMGLILIGLEILTLGGLGNFYFLFFGVAALMVSALTWLSLTEAAWLQWLSFVVFGIISLFAMKKPLQGTGFIREKDEVPVDSMVGEFATVLENLDAQRIGKVELHGTSWTARNAGTSTLGKGSQAKVIRVEGLTLWIQADPMTQEESHVG; encoded by the coding sequence ATGCTTTGGTGGCATTGGTCGATAATGGGTTTGATCTTAATAGGGTTGGAAATTCTCACCCTTGGAGGCCTGGGCAATTTTTATTTTCTGTTTTTCGGAGTAGCGGCGTTGATGGTGAGCGCCCTCACCTGGTTAAGCTTGACCGAAGCCGCCTGGCTGCAATGGTTGAGTTTCGTGGTCTTCGGCATCATCTCGCTCTTTGCCATGAAGAAACCCCTTCAAGGAACAGGCTTCATAAGGGAAAAGGATGAGGTTCCGGTGGATTCCATGGTTGGAGAATTTGCCACTGTTCTGGAAAATCTTGACGCCCAACGAATAGGAAAGGTGGAACTCCATGGAACAAGTTGGACTGCCCGCAATGCCGGAACATCAACCCTAGGCAAAGGATCGCAGGCCAAAGTTATCCGAGTTGAAGGGTTGACGCTCTGGATTCAGGCGGATCCGATGACACAGGAGGAATCTCATGTCGGGTGA
- a CDS encoding SPFH domain-containing protein, with translation MSGELLVTLVLALLAFIILAKTAVVVPQQSAYVVERLGRYSTTLNAGLHILIPFLDVIRYKHTLKEMAVDVPEQICITRDNVQVGVDGVLYIKVLDAERASYGITDYRFAISQLAQTTLRSEIGKIDLDKTFEERTTINISVVNELDKASSPWGAKVLRYEIRNINPPKDVLSAMEKQMRAEREKRAVVLASEGQRDAAINEAEGDKQQVIKASEAKRQQQINEAEGEASAILAIATATSEGIRKVAEAIQLPGGFEAVQLRVAEQYIGEFGELAKASNTLVLPASVSDVGSMIALAMNVIHQKPAGAPKLS, from the coding sequence ATGTCGGGTGAATTGCTGGTCACATTGGTTTTAGCCTTGCTCGCATTTATCATTCTAGCAAAAACCGCTGTCGTGGTTCCTCAACAGAGCGCCTATGTCGTTGAAAGATTAGGACGCTATTCGACAACATTGAACGCCGGACTTCACATCCTCATCCCGTTTTTAGATGTGATTCGATACAAACATACCCTAAAAGAAATGGCCGTTGACGTCCCAGAACAAATTTGTATTACCAGGGATAATGTGCAGGTCGGAGTGGACGGGGTCTTGTATATCAAAGTCCTGGATGCCGAACGGGCTTCCTATGGCATTACCGATTACCGGTTCGCCATTTCTCAGCTCGCCCAAACTACGCTTCGTAGTGAGATCGGAAAAATTGACCTGGATAAGACCTTCGAAGAACGGACCACGATCAATATTTCCGTCGTGAACGAGTTAGACAAAGCTTCCTCTCCCTGGGGTGCCAAAGTCCTTCGATACGAAATTCGGAATATCAACCCGCCCAAAGATGTGCTCAGCGCGATGGAAAAGCAAATGCGGGCTGAACGGGAAAAACGTGCGGTGGTACTGGCGTCCGAAGGTCAACGGGATGCGGCCATTAACGAAGCCGAGGGAGACAAGCAGCAGGTCATCAAAGCCTCTGAAGCGAAACGACAGCAACAAATCAACGAAGCCGAAGGAGAAGCCTCAGCCATCCTCGCGATTGCGACAGCCACGTCCGAAGGGATTCGGAAGGTTGCCGAAGCGATTCAACTTCCAGGGGGATTTGAAGCGGTTCAGCTTCGTGTGGCAGAACAATATATCGGAGAATTTGGGGAATTGGCGAAAGCCAGTAACACCCTCGTGCTCCCCGCCTCAGTGTCCGATGTGGGTTCAATGATTGCGCTGGCCATGAATGTCATACATCAAAAACCAGCGGGTGCACCAAAGCTTTCATAA
- a CDS encoding DUF4026 domain-containing protein, with the protein MKKIKKKKSASQVVPAFLVGWTHGNAPPPGYIAAWFDEAYGGPLRIRFLTSNGHHHFEAAHTNWTAEVNMEPSTAIVEQWQGRLQWEQTQLAILFPPTNSVTDRRDALLHVARMARGVTLLTDGTTYDVATGTYLNPSDWRDRGLEVFRITDHIQVEHREDVQRARMWFHTRGLTKFGLDEIETFQSMGLSSREVKDTILRVADHLIEQGKNSKVGERIVLDGHGPQVIVVRHRTDPVYGTPLAFREFILE; encoded by the coding sequence ATGAAAAAAATTAAAAAAAAGAAGTCGGCTTCTCAAGTCGTGCCGGCTTTTCTTGTTGGGTGGACTCATGGAAATGCACCTCCCCCGGGCTATATCGCTGCCTGGTTCGATGAAGCGTATGGCGGGCCACTGCGCATACGTTTCCTCACCTCGAACGGACACCATCATTTTGAGGCGGCGCACACCAATTGGACTGCCGAAGTCAATATGGAGCCTTCAACGGCAATCGTGGAACAGTGGCAGGGTCGCTTACAATGGGAACAGACTCAATTGGCGATCCTGTTTCCTCCAACCAATTCCGTGACCGATCGTCGGGATGCCCTGTTGCATGTGGCGAGAATGGCGAGGGGAGTGACCCTGCTCACCGACGGAACGACGTATGATGTGGCGACCGGCACGTATCTCAATCCTTCGGATTGGCGTGATCGGGGTTTGGAGGTCTTTCGAATCACCGACCACATTCAGGTGGAACATCGTGAAGACGTTCAGCGGGCGCGCATGTGGTTCCATACCAGGGGCCTCACGAAATTTGGCCTGGATGAAATCGAGACCTTTCAATCCATGGGCCTATCGAGTCGAGAGGTGAAAGACACTATCCTCAGGGTGGCCGACCATTTGATCGAGCAGGGAAAGAACTCAAAGGTAGGGGAACGAATCGTTCTTGATGGACATGGTCCCCAGGTGATAGTGGTTCGTCATCGGACCGATCCCGTGTATGGGACACCTCTGGCATTCCGAGAGTTTATCTTGGAGTAA
- the pgl gene encoding 6-phosphogluconolactonase has protein sequence MSRTIIITPTIDELFIAAAKEVVQVVLDCRKAGRDCRVALAGGSTPRGLYRLLTGAPYRTQISWDHLRVFWGDERTVPPDHQDSNFRMAKEALLSHVPIPASQVFRIQGEVPADEAAARYETVLQEQFNLASGEIPQFDLILLGMGPDGHTASLFPGTSAVTESEKLVSALWVEKLQTHRVTLTPPVLNAAKHVVFLVSGVDKATALQVVLEGPADPARYPAQVVNPPTGRLVWLVNQDAAGLLKRKSMTSPV, from the coding sequence TTGTCTCGGACCATTATCATAACACCAACAATCGACGAGTTGTTTATCGCTGCAGCCAAGGAAGTGGTACAGGTGGTGCTGGACTGTCGGAAAGCCGGTCGCGACTGTCGTGTGGCTTTGGCGGGTGGGTCCACACCTCGAGGATTGTACCGGCTCTTGACGGGTGCCCCCTACCGAACTCAGATTTCTTGGGACCATCTTCGCGTTTTTTGGGGAGATGAGCGCACAGTCCCTCCGGATCACCAGGACAGTAATTTCCGCATGGCCAAAGAGGCGTTATTATCTCATGTACCCATCCCCGCCAGTCAGGTATTTCGGATTCAAGGAGAAGTACCCGCCGATGAAGCCGCGGCACGCTATGAAACCGTTCTGCAGGAACAATTCAATCTGGCATCAGGTGAGATACCACAGTTCGATCTGATCCTATTGGGCATGGGTCCGGATGGGCATACGGCGTCATTGTTTCCGGGAACCTCGGCTGTGACAGAGTCCGAAAAACTGGTGTCGGCGTTGTGGGTCGAGAAATTACAGACACACCGGGTGACGTTGACCCCACCGGTCCTTAATGCGGCGAAGCACGTGGTCTTTTTGGTCAGTGGAGTGGATAAAGCGACGGCGTTACAGGTCGTGTTGGAAGGGCCGGCAGATCCTGCTCGCTATCCCGCCCAAGTCGTGAATCCTCCCACAGGTCGCCTGGTATGGTTGGTCAATCAGGATGCGGCCGGTCTCTTGAAGAGAAAATCGATGACGTCACCTGTGTGA
- the fsa gene encoding fructose-6-phosphate aldolase, whose product MKLYLDTGSVKEIREAASYGLVDGITTNPSLVSKEGRDFKDLLLEICGIVDGPISAEVVSIEAAAMVKEGKELAKIHKNIVVKCPLIPEGLKATKQLSSEGIRVNVTLCFSPTQALLAAKAGAWCVSPFIGRLDDISSNGMELIRQILTIFENYNFTTQVLVASVRHPQHVVEAALTGGHICTMPYSVFQQLVKHPLTDNGLQKFLSDWEARPSTNA is encoded by the coding sequence ATGAAGCTCTATCTCGATACCGGAAGTGTCAAAGAGATCCGTGAAGCGGCCAGTTATGGCCTGGTAGACGGCATCACCACCAACCCTTCGCTTGTCTCAAAAGAAGGGCGTGATTTCAAAGATCTCCTCCTGGAAATTTGCGGAATTGTGGATGGGCCCATCAGCGCCGAAGTTGTCAGCATTGAAGCAGCGGCCATGGTGAAGGAAGGAAAGGAATTAGCGAAGATCCACAAAAATATCGTGGTGAAATGTCCACTTATTCCGGAAGGGCTCAAGGCCACGAAGCAATTGTCCAGCGAAGGAATCCGGGTCAACGTGACATTATGTTTCTCTCCAACTCAAGCCTTATTGGCCGCGAAAGCAGGGGCATGGTGCGTTTCGCCATTCATCGGCCGATTGGACGACATCAGCTCCAATGGCATGGAGCTCATTCGACAAATCCTGACGATCTTCGAAAACTATAATTTCACCACACAGGTTCTCGTCGCCAGCGTTCGCCACCCCCAACATGTCGTCGAAGCGGCTCTCACCGGCGGACATATTTGCACGATGCCCTATAGCGTATTTCAACAGCTCGTCAAGCATCCGTTGACGGATAATGGTTTACAAAAATTTCTCTCGGATTGGGAAGCCAGACCCTCCACCAATGCCTAA